From one Geoalkalibacter halelectricus genomic stretch:
- the arfB gene encoding alternative ribosome rescue aminoacyl-tRNA hydrolase ArfB — protein sequence MLRISKQICIPANEIELSAVTAQGAGGQNVNKVASAIHLRFDIRASSLPESVKEGLLALKDQRITQDGVIVIKAQQHRTQERNRAEALNRLRALITGTLIVARKRKPTKPSKASQEKRLQGKARRSQVKSLRGKVSD from the coding sequence ATGCTGCGCATCTCCAAACAAATCTGCATCCCGGCGAACGAGATTGAGCTGAGCGCGGTGACCGCTCAGGGCGCCGGGGGTCAGAACGTCAACAAGGTGGCAAGCGCCATCCATTTGCGCTTTGACATCCGCGCTTCATCCCTGCCCGAGTCCGTCAAGGAGGGCCTGCTCGCGCTTAAGGATCAACGCATTACCCAGGACGGCGTCATCGTCATCAAGGCCCAACAGCATCGCACTCAGGAGCGCAATCGCGCCGAGGCCCTCAATCGCCTGCGCGCCCTCATCACGGGCACCTTGATCGTGGCGCGCAAACGCAAGCCGACCAAACCCAGCAAGGCGTCCCAGGAAAAACGCCTGCAAGGCAAAGCCCGCCGCAGCCAGGTGAAAAGCCTGCGCGGCAAGGTATCCGACTGA
- a CDS encoding dienelactone hydrolase family protein: MKSLLLTLALVLTLAATSLAGVKGYEMNYMAGDTLLRGYLAVNEDLEGRRPGVLVVHEWWGLNAYARERARMLAELGYTALAVDMYGEGKTADHPREAGQFAMEVRQNLPLAQERFTAAMAMLQQHPSVNPDQLAAIGYCFGGSVVLEMARTGLDINGVAAFHASLATENPAQPGLVRAKVRVYNGADDPMVTADEIAAFKAEMQSAGADFRFINYPGATHSFTNPGADELGKKFDLPLAYHAEADASSWQDLQEFFAEIFR; this comes from the coding sequence ATGAAAAGCCTTCTGCTCACCCTGGCTCTGGTATTGACTCTGGCCGCGACATCCCTGGCCGGCGTCAAAGGCTACGAAATGAACTACATGGCCGGAGACACCCTGCTCAGGGGCTATCTGGCCGTGAACGAAGACCTTGAGGGCAGGCGCCCTGGCGTGCTGGTGGTGCACGAGTGGTGGGGGCTCAATGCCTATGCCCGCGAACGCGCCCGCATGCTGGCGGAACTGGGCTACACCGCCCTGGCCGTGGATATGTATGGTGAGGGTAAAACCGCCGATCATCCGCGCGAAGCCGGGCAGTTCGCCATGGAGGTGCGGCAGAACCTGCCCCTGGCTCAGGAACGCTTCACCGCGGCCATGGCCATGTTGCAGCAGCATCCCAGCGTCAACCCCGACCAGCTCGCCGCCATCGGTTACTGCTTCGGCGGCTCGGTGGTGCTGGAAATGGCGCGCACCGGGCTCGACATCAACGGCGTGGCCGCCTTCCATGCCAGCCTCGCCACGGAAAACCCGGCGCAGCCGGGCCTCGTGAGGGCTAAAGTACGGGTCTACAACGGCGCCGACGACCCCATGGTGACCGCCGATGAAATCGCCGCCTTCAAGGCCGAAATGCAGTCCGCCGGGGCCGATTTCCGCTTCATCAACTATCCCGGCGCCACCCATAGCTTCACCAATCCGGGCGCGGATGAACTTGGCAAAAAATTTGACCTGCCCCTGGCCTACCACGCCGAAGCCGATGCTAGCTCCTGGCAGGATCTGCAGGAATTCTTCGCCGAGATATTCCGCTGA
- a CDS encoding TIGR01458 family HAD-type hydrolase, which produces MPFELWRQDDHGHRYLVGVFAERRHAEEKMRHLTRVPHKQMYWIQGGADAAVGRQSTMTKGVLIDLSGTVHQGEKEIPGAVAAVRRLQQSGLGLRFVTNTSRMTGRMLQELLGKLGLEVPDAHIFSAPRAMHGYLREKNLRPFLLVHPRLREEFADLCQENPNAVVIGLAEEEFHYANLNAAFRLLLAGAPLLSLGRTRYFEGESGLQLDAGPFVTALEYAAGTQARVLGKPAREFFLAAAAELDLQPAEVVMIGDDAASDVGGALAAGLRAILVRTGKYRRGDEDKIGQPGGRVAKDLAAAAAMILRENEEDSAPRSHA; this is translated from the coding sequence ATGCCCTTTGAACTCTGGCGCCAGGATGACCACGGCCATCGCTACCTGGTGGGCGTCTTCGCCGAACGCCGTCACGCGGAAGAAAAAATGCGGCACCTCACGCGGGTGCCGCATAAGCAGATGTATTGGATTCAAGGTGGCGCTGATGCCGCCGTGGGGAGACAATCAACCATGACCAAGGGCGTCCTCATCGATCTGAGCGGCACCGTGCACCAGGGCGAGAAAGAAATCCCCGGCGCGGTGGCCGCGGTACGCAGGCTTCAGCAGAGCGGCCTTGGCTTGCGCTTTGTCACCAATACCTCGCGCATGACAGGTCGCATGCTGCAGGAACTGCTGGGGAAGCTGGGATTGGAGGTGCCGGACGCGCACATTTTTTCCGCCCCGCGCGCTATGCACGGCTACCTCAGGGAAAAAAACCTGCGCCCCTTTTTACTCGTTCATCCGCGTCTGCGTGAGGAATTTGCCGACCTGTGCCAGGAGAATCCCAACGCGGTGGTAATCGGTCTGGCCGAGGAGGAATTTCACTACGCCAACCTCAACGCCGCCTTTCGCCTGCTGCTGGCGGGAGCGCCGCTGCTCAGCCTGGGTCGCACCCGTTATTTCGAAGGCGAGAGCGGCTTGCAGCTCGATGCCGGGCCCTTCGTCACCGCCCTGGAGTATGCGGCCGGCACCCAGGCCCGGGTGCTGGGCAAACCGGCGCGGGAATTCTTTCTGGCGGCTGCGGCCGAACTCGATTTGCAGCCCGCGGAGGTGGTCATGATTGGTGACGACGCCGCCTCGGACGTGGGTGGGGCGCTGGCGGCGGGATTGCGGGCGATTCTGGTGCGGACGGGCAAGTACCGCCGGGGGGATGAGGACAAGATCGGGCAGCCCGGTGGCAGGGTCGCCAAGGATCTGGCCGCGGCGGCCGCGATGATTTTGCGGGAAAACGAGGAGGATTCGGCGCCGAGGAGCCATGCATGA
- a CDS encoding DNA-3-methyladenine glycosylase I has product MKQKVRCPWVDFGKPDYVAYHDEEWGVPVHDDRRIFEFLVLESAQAGLSWYTILRRRDNYRRLFDNFDPLRVARFDDAKIEELLRNPGIIRNRAKVRAAVNNARRFLEIQEHFGSFAAYIWRFVDGRPLVNELRTLADYPATSPESDALSRDLKQRGFQFIGPTICYAHMQATGLVNDHSLDCFRRREIIASY; this is encoded by the coding sequence ATGAAACAAAAAGTTCGCTGCCCCTGGGTCGATTTCGGCAAACCGGACTATGTCGCCTATCACGACGAGGAATGGGGCGTGCCGGTACACGACGATCGCCGTATCTTCGAATTTCTGGTGCTCGAATCCGCCCAGGCAGGGCTGTCCTGGTACACCATTTTGCGGCGCCGCGACAACTATCGCCGCCTGTTCGACAACTTCGATCCGCTCCGCGTTGCGCGCTTCGACGACGCAAAGATCGAAGAACTGCTGAGAAACCCGGGCATCATCCGCAATCGCGCCAAAGTGCGTGCCGCGGTCAACAACGCGCGGCGCTTTCTGGAGATCCAGGAGCACTTCGGCAGCTTCGCCGCCTACATCTGGCGCTTTGTCGATGGTCGGCCGCTGGTGAACGAATTACGCACCCTGGCCGACTACCCCGCCACTTCGCCCGAGTCCGACGCGTTGAGTCGCGATCTCAAGCAGCGCGGTTTTCAGTTCATCGGCCCGACCATCTGCTACGCCCACATGCAGGCCACGGGCCTGGTCAACGACCACAGTCTGGATTGTTTCCGCCGTCGGGAAATTATCGCAAGCTACTGA
- a CDS encoding arginyltransferase: MHIFQQAQNEELTDCPYLGDQRKSYCYFLASRVDAAEMSLLLAQGWRKFGLYFFRPECPQCRNCIPLRVRVADFAPSRSQRRVLRKAQGLEARFGPLRLTDQIYDLYRRHSQGRFDQSADPEDFLYNFYMPSCPALQTELYYNDELIGAGFLDQGSDCLNSVYFFYDPAYAHLHPGTFSILREIEYAKGLGLSFYYLGYYVPGCRRMGYKDHFRPREHYDWSTGVWSEAIGPPEGPVEFQ, from the coding sequence ATGCACATATTCCAGCAAGCGCAGAACGAGGAGTTGACGGATTGCCCCTATCTGGGTGATCAGCGCAAGAGCTATTGCTATTTTCTAGCCAGTCGCGTCGATGCGGCGGAGATGTCCTTGCTGCTCGCCCAGGGTTGGCGCAAATTCGGGCTCTATTTTTTTCGGCCCGAATGTCCCCAGTGCCGCAACTGTATTCCCCTGCGGGTGCGCGTCGCCGATTTTGCCCCTTCGCGCAGCCAACGCCGGGTGTTGAGAAAGGCCCAAGGCCTGGAGGCGCGCTTTGGTCCCCTCAGGTTGACCGACCAGATTTATGATCTCTACCGTCGCCACTCCCAGGGGCGCTTCGATCAATCCGCCGATCCCGAGGATTTTCTCTACAATTTCTACATGCCCTCCTGTCCGGCCCTGCAAACGGAACTCTACTATAACGACGAACTCATCGGTGCCGGTTTTCTCGACCAGGGCAGTGACTGTCTCAACAGCGTTTATTTCTTCTACGATCCCGCCTATGCCCATCTGCACCCGGGCACCTTCAGCATTCTGCGCGAAATCGAATATGCCAAGGGCCTGGGGCTGTCCTTTTATTACCTGGGCTACTACGTGCCCGGTTGCCGCCGCATGGGCTACAAGGATCACTTTCGCCCCCGCGAGCATTATGACTGGTCGACCGGCGTGTGGAGCGAGGCAATCGGGCCGCCGGAAGGCCCGGTGGAATTTCAGTAG
- a CDS encoding NUDIX hydrolase: MNFFTQIGLCLENYPPRVLQDPTRATAAVALVLRAGAEEPEILFIRRAPHPADPWSGDFAFPGGRIDPQDPGPRAAAERETREEVGLDLSEACFLGRLDDLAGAHLPIIVSCFVYQIEKPLPLRLSDEVADAYWIPISRLTDPRHHALSPVRFAGQSLERPAIRLLDSQHGVLWGITYRLINSFFETIEQPLPRPAAGRDPRRRD, encoded by the coding sequence ATGAATTTTTTTACACAAATTGGCCTGTGCCTGGAAAATTATCCGCCCAGGGTGTTGCAGGATCCAACGCGCGCTACCGCCGCCGTCGCCCTGGTGCTGCGTGCCGGCGCCGAGGAACCGGAGATTCTTTTCATCCGCCGTGCGCCGCATCCCGCGGATCCCTGGTCCGGGGACTTTGCCTTTCCGGGCGGGCGCATCGATCCCCAGGACCCAGGTCCCCGGGCGGCGGCCGAACGCGAGACCCGCGAAGAGGTCGGCCTCGACCTCAGCGAAGCCTGTTTTCTCGGCAGACTTGACGACCTGGCCGGCGCGCATCTGCCCATCATCGTGTCCTGCTTTGTGTATCAGATCGAGAAACCGCTGCCCTTGCGCCTCAGCGACGAGGTGGCCGATGCCTACTGGATTCCCATCAGCCGCCTCACCGATCCGCGCCATCACGCCTTGTCTCCGGTCCGCTTCGCCGGACAAAGCCTGGAGCGCCCCGCCATCCGGCTGCTGGATTCTCAGCACGGGGTGCTCTGGGGAATTACCTACCGGCTGATCAATTCCTTCTTCGAGACCATCGAGCAACCGCTGCCGCGCCCCGCCGCCGGCAGGGATCCGCGCCGCCGTGACTGA
- a CDS encoding CxxCxxCC domain-containing protein, giving the protein MTEEQWENLCRRCGLCCFEKYIDGERVIHTSIACRHLDIVTRDCRVYAKRFSVGEGCVQLTPAVVEQVRWLPAECAYVRHVKKRRQG; this is encoded by the coding sequence GTGACTGAGGAGCAGTGGGAAAACCTCTGTCGGCGCTGCGGTCTGTGCTGCTTTGAAAAATACATCGACGGCGAGCGCGTCATCCACACCTCGATCGCCTGCCGTCATCTTGACATCGTCACGCGCGACTGTCGGGTTTATGCCAAGCGCTTTTCGGTCGGCGAGGGTTGCGTGCAACTCACTCCGGCGGTGGTGGAACAGGTCAGATGGCTTCCCGCCGAATGCGCCTATGTGCGCCATGTCAAAAAACGCCGCCAAGGATGA
- a CDS encoding glycerophosphodiester phosphodiesterase translates to MSSLYLSLPRPRLFGHRGSSAAFPENTLPAFQASVAAGLPYLELDVWATQDGTVMVHHDPSLSRTCGVDLPLSSLPFDEVRCQDAGYTFAVDGGRDYPFRGRGIQIPTLEEVLLTFPKTRVNIEIKQVAPPIEALVVEAVRRCCAQDRVLIASEHDEVLARLRPLCPEIPTNFGFQETSGFFAWARGGCRGPYQPPGQALQIPSHWQRQKLVTAEALAAARHAGVEVHVWTINMEAEMRALLALGVDGLMSDYPELLAKVADEICRPAVF, encoded by the coding sequence ATGTCATCTCTATATCTTTCCCTGCCGCGCCCGCGCCTGTTTGGCCATCGTGGCAGTTCAGCGGCCTTCCCGGAAAACACCCTGCCCGCCTTCCAGGCCTCGGTTGCCGCTGGCCTGCCCTATCTGGAACTCGATGTCTGGGCCACCCAGGACGGCACCGTGATGGTGCACCACGACCCAAGCCTCTCGCGCACCTGCGGTGTCGATCTGCCCCTGAGCAGTCTGCCTTTCGATGAAGTGCGTTGTCAGGATGCAGGCTACACCTTCGCCGTGGACGGCGGCCGGGACTATCCCTTTCGCGGTCGGGGAATTCAGATTCCGACCCTGGAGGAGGTGCTGCTGACTTTCCCCAAAACCCGCGTGAACATCGAGATCAAGCAGGTGGCGCCTCCCATCGAGGCCCTGGTGGTTGAAGCGGTGCGCCGCTGTTGCGCGCAGGATCGGGTTCTCATCGCCTCGGAGCACGATGAGGTTCTGGCCCGATTACGGCCCCTGTGCCCCGAGATTCCCACCAATTTCGGTTTTCAGGAAACCAGCGGCTTTTTCGCCTGGGCGCGCGGCGGCTGCCGCGGCCCCTATCAGCCTCCCGGCCAGGCCCTGCAAATTCCCTCCCACTGGCAAAGACAGAAGCTGGTCACCGCGGAGGCCCTGGCCGCCGCCCGCCATGCAGGTGTCGAAGTCCATGTCTGGACCATCAATATGGAAGCCGAAATGCGCGCCCTGCTGGCCCTGGGGGTGGATGGGCTGATGAGCGATTATCCGGAACTTCTCGCCAAAGTCGCCGACGAAATATGCCGACCGGCTGTTTTCTGA